The genome window TGGAGCAGGGAAtaagggaagagggaaagaacTGGGCCTAGAGACAGACTGCGTGATTTGAGTCAAAGCAAGCAGGGTCCTGGTCTCACTTACCCCCTGGGTTGGGGCCAAACTCCAGTGCGCTGCCCCACTGTGGACTGCAGGAGGCGCTATGGGAGCTGCATTCACTGGGCACCTGCAAGACAGAATGGAGGCCCGGGGTTAGGGCACCACCATTCTTGGTAATGTCTCTTTTGTCCAGTCCCAGTGGCCAGAAGTGCCTGTGGTGGGGTTGGAGGGAGGCTCACAAGCTGCAGCCCTCCAGCCTAGCACACCCCCTATTTCAGAATCTTCAAAATTACCTCTTTTAATTTGGCCACAGAACCCCTGCTTCAGGGCCTTTCCCAGTACCCATCCTGGGGTGATTCTGCCCCTAAAGAGTGCTCTGTGGTTTCCTGACTCTGGGATAGGGGTGAAGGAGGCAGAGTGTCTGGCCCAACCGGGCCCACTTCTGTGCAGGCCTGTTGGGGTTGCATGAGGGAGGTTGAGTGGGTTTCCTCTCTGCTCGCCATACCCAGGATGGGGTTGACTAAGGGGCGAATCAGTCTTCTTAGGTACGCTTGACCTTGCCTTTGAGGCCCTAAGGCCAGACGCTGGGGTTAACCTTCCTCCTCATCCAGATGACTCTGGACTTGCTTCTGGAGCCCTCCTTCAGGCCTGTGCCACCCCCCTCCACATGCCTCTCCTCCCGGTTGCCTTTGTCTTGTCTGGAAAGGACACGGGGACACAGGAGGTCAGCTGGGCGGTCCAGCTGTAACAAAGGAGAGGCATCCTGCAGCTTCCTAAGACCCTGCCTGGCTCCTGCTCCAGCCATCTAACTGAGCCCACGATGGGTCCCCTGAGGCTGTCCAGATGCCTCCTGTGCCCCCCTCCCCAGGCAGGCGGGTGGGGTGGCCACttacccctggctggggtccgcCCCCACCTCGGTAGCGGAGATCGCGCTCCTCCTGGTTGAGGGAGCTGAGCAGGGCCTGCAGGCGCTCTATGTACTGGATGGCGCTGCGCAGGATCTCCACTTTGGGCAGCCGCTGGTTGGGGTTGAGCAGGGTGCTCCTCTTGAGGGCCTCGAAGGCTTCATTCACCTTCTTGAGTCTGCGCTTCTCCCTCAGAGTGGCGGCGCGCCGCCGGTCCACAGACACCGACTTCCTCTTGCACACCTTACACGCCCACGGCAGGCACTGGCCCGGGCAGTGCTCCGCGGGCCCCAGCCCCTTGTCTTCAAGGGGCACGCGAGCCTCAGGGCTCAGGCCGAGCTCAGCCCGCTCGTAGCCTGGCGGCTCGAAGCCCTGGAGGTGGACAGGCAGGTAGTTCTCCCCGTCATAGAAGTGAGGTTCCTGATAGAAGTAGGGCGAGGTCTCATACAGCTCCATGGGGTCAGCAGAGACTTGTTCCTGCCACCAGCCCCCAAGCTCCTGCGGCCCCTCACGCCAACTGCTGGGTGCCATTTAAACCCTCCCCGCTGGCATGGAACCAGAGATAAATATAGCTAACGCCACAGAAACTTGAGCCCCACTCTAAGCTGTTGCTGCACATCAAGACGTTTACAGTGGATTAGACGTgattccccttccctctccccctgcaCACACCACCCCGGCCCCTGCCCCAGCCAGCCTACCCCAAGCTGGCTCCCGTGCACTGGGAGGGAGGCCACAGGGTGTAATCTGACTAGTTTTCATTTCTCGACAGCCCCCGTGGGGGCCGGGGAGCCGGGGGAGGACACACATTCTCCCCTCATCTGCTCCTTTCAATTACTCCTAGCTGGGCGGCCTGCCTGCTGCTAGCCTCAAagaagaggggtggggtgggggaaggacaaggaaggagcaggcttaGGCTGGAAGGGGCCATAGGAAGTCAGTCTACTCATCTCCCTGCTTCCTCATAGCGCCTTACCCAGACTGTATTGGTGAGATGAAACTCTTCAAAAGATTCCCTTTCCAGAGGGTGACAGCACTTCAGTCTGCAGACATGTATGGATACTCAGTGTCCAGGGTAAAAaggattggcagatggattcaaCTTTTAAGTATTCAAAGCAGTTTTGACATCATATATTTCTTAGATCTCATGTGATTGTGGATAAACTGAGGCAAAAGGAATTTTTCggtcttgttttctcttttttggtaaGAGTCAGTGAAAGTTTTCTCTTTAATACAGCCGACCAGGGTTAAAGCAGAGATTGGAATTTACAGTCTTCACATCACCATCTTCCCCACAGTGGCAAGGTCAAGGTCTATTAAgccctctgtctcctctctgaCTCTGAATCATTTATCTGTCTTCCCATGTCACCTTTTCAACTTGTTTCCTACCCAATTTAGACACCAGAATTCTCCTGGCTCCTTAATGTgggtgaggagggaaggagagaaagcagagacCTTCAAATGCAGTTTAAATATACCCTCTCCTTGGCCATTTGGCTGGGTtgctctggtcttcccatctgagccatcagcttTATATATACCACGCAGATCTCAAATGTCAGGTGGAGGAGGGACTGCTTAATCTTTGGGCTTCTCAGTCTGTGATCACCTCTCAGCTGATGCTTTGGGGTCTGAGGGAACAATGATCCCAATAGAGTAGGCAGGCCTCAGAGGTCAGCAGCGAACAAGGCTCAGTCTTAGGACTGAAGAATCATAGACATGCCCAAAGCAGTGTCTCTACCCTCGAGGACCTTCCCATCTAGTAGACCCTGCTGGCCACCTAATTCCCTTCCCAGGTAGCCATTGTCCACCATCTGCTGAATTCCTAAGGCAGCCCATTCCACTGATGAGCAGGAAGCCCTTCTGGGTTTTAAACTGCAGCCTGCACCCTGAATCTTCTATCCTTTGATCCCAGTTTTTTGTCCCCTACAACACTCTGGACTTAGCCTCATTTCTTCTCAAATGACAGATGAGACTGATGTTACAAGTTCCAGCTGGTGGCAAGGATAATAAGAGGAAGAAGAACTGTGCTGGAGTCTTGGGGAAGACTTCACAGGGGAGGTGAGATCTGAATAGAGCTTGAAAAATGCAGCATTCCACCCTCTCTTTGTCTATGGTAAGGAGCAGAAAAATGTTGCTATCCCAAAAATGTGTCCTTTGGGATAAGGAACAGAGATGAGGAGGGTACAtcactagactttttttttttttttaacccaagcATGTTGAGGGGAAGCAACAAGGCCTTaatttggtttttggttttaCTAGTGTAATAAAAAGTGGCAGTATAGGAGCTATGGGTTGTAAACTTTGCTTTGATCCTGACCAGATAGGCTGATAGCTGTGGcgttcctgatagctcagttggtaaagaatccacctgcaatgcaggaggccctggtttgattGCTAGGTctagaagatctgctggagaagagaaaatctaccctcttcagtgttcttgggcttccttcatggctcagttggtaaagaatctgcctccagtgtgggagacctgagttcgatccctggattaggaagatcccctgaaaaagggaatggctacccactccagtatgctggcctgaagaattccatggactctatagtccatggggtcacatagagtcagacacaactaagcaactttcactttcagataggGTGAAGAAGAATCTATTAATATTTCTAACACcccaccaagaaaagaaaaaagaaaacccttgcCTCAGTTTACACTCCAATTTCGAGTGCTAAGAAAAAGAGTGATGTTGAAGTTACTATAGAAACCCAGAAATTGCACTGTTTTGTCCTTTTGGGATCCAGTCTGCCACACTCTTAAACAATGTGACCTCATCCTCTAAAAATGGAAGCGGGAGAATTGAGCTTGTTCTGTGATTACTTCTAGGATcttaatagactggttccaactgggaaaaggagtacatcaagactgtatatcatcaccctgcttatttaacttatatgcagaatacatcgtggaaatgcagggctggatgaagcataagctggaatcaagattgccaggagaaatatcagtaacttcagatatgctgttgacaccacccttatggcagaaagtaaaggactaaagagcctcttaacgAAAGttaaagcggagagtgaaaaagttggcttaaagctcaacattcagaaaacgaagatcatagcacctggtcccatcacttcatggcaaataaatggggaaacagtggaaacagtggcagactttattttggagggctgcaaaatcactgcagatggtgactgcagccatgaaattaaaagatgcttgctccttggaagaaaagctatgaccaaccgagacagcatattaaaaatcagagacattactttgccaacaaaggtccatctagtcaaggctgtggtttttccagtggtcatgtacggatgtgagagttggactataaagaaagctgagcactgaagaattgatgtctttgaactgtggtgctggagaagactcttgagagtcccttggactgcaaggatatccaaccagtccatcctaaaggagatcagtcttgagttttcattggaaggactgatgttgaagctgaaactccaatattttggccacctgattcgcaGTGCTGACTCGatggaaaagatgatgctgggaaagattgaaggcaggaggagaaggggacgacagaggatgagatggttggatggtatcaccgactcaatggacatgagtttgggtaaactctgggagttggtgatggacagggaggtctggcatgctgcagtccatggggttgccaagggttggacatgactgagcaattgaactgaactatctaGTTTGTGAGTGTGGATACTGTGCAAATGTTAAATTACAGTGCGAGAGAGATGTTTTAATTCAGCAGTAAACATGGGGTCATGACCTATTGCACATGAGTGGGTTCATCAAATGAATGTTTCAGTTTAtagaaaatcaaaaccaccaaaGGCTGGAGTCTTTGTGGAAGGGGAAGAGATCCCTGGATTGGATCTTGGAGAAATGGTAGGATTTGgatgaggagaagagggcagagggATCATTGGGTAGATGAGCTTGTATGGAGCTCAGGGTTCAAGTAAGTAGATGACTGGACAAGCCTGCACAGATGAGAGGAGGCCCACCTCGCAGCAAGGAAGGACTTGAGGCCAGAAGACCACAACAGAAGACCATGACAATGACACAGTGCAAAGTGCCGGAGACCTGCAGAAGCCACGCAGATGAGAGGGTGGGGTCAGCTGGGAGAGGATGCAAGTTTCAGCTGGTAAAGGGATGGTACATGTGCACGATAGGGGAATCATTGCTGTATTAATGAAAGGGCACCTGGCACATGGAAACACCCCTAAAATGTTCATTCCCTTCCTTGTTTTATCCCCTCCTCCACTCCTGGCCTCTCCCTCAGGCTATTTCTCTGGCTGTCTTCATTGTCTCCAGGGGACCAGAACAACAGGAATGAGAGAGGGGAAACATGACCCCATGCCATGTGTGTACATAGTTATTCATTCACGTTTTCATTCAAGGATTACGTAATCTGTACCTTGTGCTGGAGTCAGAGTCACTAGTGTGAATAAAACGTGGTCTTTCTGCCATCTCCACTTCATCCATGGGAACATGATTGTACAAAGTCAGTGATAATAGAGTAGGCTTAATATACTAATATAATAGAGTGCTTAATATACTCCAGAGaaggaatttattcatttattcctttctctGCTCAACTCAGTTTCCTGAGAGCCTACTCTCTATCATTCCCTGGGCAAGACTGGACATTGGCAAGAGTGGCAAATAACGTcagttcctgccctcagtctgggTGTGAGTTTAGCCTCCTATCTGTGTATCACTTGCTTCTGACCAAATGTGAGGACAGGACTGGGAGATGAGGGTGACCTTGTGTCTGGGTTTCAATGAATCCCTGTCTGTGGATGTATTTGTGTATGTCTGTCCAAGTAAGTGGCTTGTGGACTATGTTAAATCCCAGCTGTGAGGCAAAGACCCTTCCAGGACTGAGAAATTAGGGTGGCCCAACTGTCTCTGACCTCAGAACCCTAATGGAGAGACTGGCCCTTTTCTCACCTTGTTCCTCTCTCAGAGCTGAACTGTGGAAAACTTGCCCCTAgaggccccccccccacccccgcataTTCCTCTGCTCCATGCTAACCACCCTCTGATGGATGGGAACACATTGGTGCCAAGCACAGAACAGCCTTTGTGCTCTGCCACCAGTGGTGATCCATCAGCTCTAACCTGACAGCAGGGCGTCAGGTCTTAATCCCTACCCCTGCTGGCGTGGGCACGCAGGGACCCCTGCTCTGACTGTAGCCTCCTCCTCTAGCAGTCCTGCTTCCTCCAGAGGAAGTCCTTGTCCCTGTCCAAGGCTCCAGAGCCAGGCTGTTTGTGCCCCTACCCTGGCTGTCTCAACTTGATTCTGTCTATTTGCATGCTGGGCTGATCTCATTTGCATGGTACTGGTTGAATTTCAAAATGCTCAGAGATCCCTTTCACCTGCTCCTGACTCTTTGTTTCTGCATCTGCTGCATACCCAGTCCCAGCTGTCTGATTCCCAGGATCTTCCAGTCCCTACTGACCTCACAGCGGGGCTGACCTGGGCTGCTAATTTGCTTGACTTACATCAAAGCAAGTTTCCTATCCCAGAGTCTCACATGCGTAGGTATAAAGGATCAAGGAGGAGGTTCCGGAAGGGTGGGAGCCTCTGGTTTCTCCAGACAGGCCCCACATTTTGTTTGCCTAGGCTAGTTCTCTGGTATTATGAATGAGTACCAGGTGGGAGCTGGGTGGCAGAATGCACGTGCGTTTCAATAGGACTTAGATGCAAGAACATGGCATGCAAATCAGCATTATTTTTAGGACTTTGTAGCAGGGTGAGAAGAGATCACAGAATCATAGAACGTCCAAACTGTGAGGTAGTCTAAAAATCAGTGCACCTTCTTTTTATATATTGGGTGCACAGAGCACTAGTGTCAGAAGTGTGAATGATGTTGGCTGTTAGCCGGAGCTTAGGCCTCAGAGCTGAAAGAAGatgcctcctctccctctctgaggCTGACAGGTGAAGAAGTGTGCTTTGAATACATGTTTTCCAGGTAAGCCTGAGGCCATAGGTGGGAGGCAGCAAGGGAATTGGAAGTGCTCTAGGTTTCAAATAGAGTGTTTAGAGAGCTATTGGGAGAGGTAGTGATGGAGAAATGAATAGAAGACACAAGAGAAGGGTGAGACAATTGGCTGGAGAGACCAGGGGGAATCCtgaagtcttgagaaagaaggagaggTTTGGACGCAGATGGGAGTCATGGTGGAGAaatgagggggaggggagagctccaggcctctggagacaaCACATTGTTTCCACTGAGAACTGAGCATCAAATTACCACTGGGAAATCCGTCCCTGCCTGGAATCTGGAGATCAGGGCCAGGCTCATTCATCAAGAATCTCTGGTGTTGGGGTGGGGAAGTGCAGGTCTGGAGGTGGTAGGGTCCTCCGGAAATGAGGGTCATGGAGAGGTGGTTGGTAGACACAAATTGCAAAgcgactttttaaaaataaatagaacaggGCTTAGCAGAGCATGTGGCAGTGTAAACCTAAGGAACTTGGGGAAGATATAGGTGAGGATTTCTTATGAGTAGCTCATGCTTCTGTGAGGGCTTGACCTTCA of Capricornis sumatraensis isolate serow.1 chromosome 14, serow.2, whole genome shotgun sequence contains these proteins:
- the MYOG gene encoding myogenin, translated to MELYETSPYFYQEPHFYDGENYLPVHLQGFEPPGYERAELGLSPEARVPLEDKGLGPAEHCPGQCLPWACKVCKRKSVSVDRRRAATLREKRRLKKVNEAFEALKRSTLLNPNQRLPKVEILRSAIQYIERLQALLSSLNQEERDLRYRGGGGPQPGVPSECSSHSASCSPQWGSALEFGPNPGDHLLPADPTDAHNLHSLTSIVDSITVEDVTAAFPDETIPN